A single window of Lutzomyia longipalpis isolate SR_M1_2022 chromosome 1, ASM2433408v1 DNA harbors:
- the LOC129786900 gene encoding probable cytochrome P450 313a4, protein MDVRVAKSEGDQVSGYVACQGYETSAVVTVIFIVMLAIFSQHQERIYEEIKSTLLNTEDYVEYEDLNKCEFLDRFIKEVLRLFPPIPLMVRSLEKPIKIGQYSIPPGTQILISLISLHREKNIWGPTADDFDPDRFLPENMKKMHPYAYLPFGGGPRNCIGMKYANVFLKMFLIQMHN, encoded by the exons ATGGATGTTCGCGTGGCTAAGTCCGAGGGTGATCAAGTTTCGGGCTATGTGGCATGCCAA gGATATGAAACCTCAGCGGTTGTTACTGTAATTTTTATCGTAATGTTAGCCATATTTTCTCAACATCAAGAAAGGATATATGAGGAAATTAAATCCACATTGCTGAACACAGAAGATTACGTTGAGTATGAGGATCTCAACAAATGCGAATTTTTGGACAGATTTATTAAGGAAGTTCTTAGACTATTTCCCCCTATTCCGTTAATGGTTAGAAGTCTGGAGAAACCTATTAAAATTG GACAATACTCCATCCCGCCTGGAACGcaaatattgatttctttaatATCGCTGCACAGGGAGAAGAATATTTGGGGTCCAACCGCCGATGATTTCGATCCAGATCGTTTTCTTCCcgaaaatatgaagaaaatgcatccTTACGCTTATTTACCCTTTGGTGGAGGACCTAGGAATTGTATTGGAATGAAATATGCTAATGTATTCCTCAAAATGTTCCTCATCCAAATG CACAATTAA